The Acetivibrio saccincola genome window below encodes:
- a CDS encoding aminotransferase class IV, producing MGEKNSYLKDEIIYDDIIYIDEEKNQAVLYKVDEGLQFGIGFFETILIREKAYFLKEHLQRLNNSLKKFGLENYVPFEAVEKLIQARSLKNTALKIIATEKNIFAMTRPISYNLETYQKGRKVTISNVIKSSHSKLLTHKTLNFGENILELRKAKESGFDDCLFLNEKGHITESAVANLFIIYKDKILTPPVSDGLLPGIIRQKVIENFTVYEEHITKEQLKSSQGGFLTNSLLGVAAISYVEDVKMPIHPLCTEVAKFFGEMIPQNGT from the coding sequence ATGGGGGAAAAAAACAGTTATTTAAAAGATGAAATTATATATGATGATATTATATATATTGATGAAGAGAAAAACCAAGCTGTATTATATAAAGTGGATGAAGGTCTTCAATTTGGCATTGGTTTTTTTGAGACCATTTTAATAAGGGAAAAAGCATACTTTTTAAAGGAACATCTCCAGCGCCTTAATAACAGTTTGAAAAAATTCGGGCTCGAGAATTATGTGCCTTTTGAGGCTGTGGAAAAATTGATACAAGCTCGTTCTTTAAAAAATACCGCTTTAAAAATAATTGCCACGGAAAAAAACATTTTTGCCATGACCCGCCCTATTTCATATAATTTAGAAACATACCAAAAGGGAAGAAAAGTAACCATTAGTAATGTGATAAAAAGCAGCCACTCTAAGCTTTTGACTCATAAAACCCTAAACTTTGGCGAAAATATCTTGGAACTCCGGAAGGCAAAAGAATCAGGATTTGACGACTGCCTGTTTTTAAATGAAAAGGGTCATATTACAGAAAGCGCTGTTGCCAATTTATTTATCATTTATAAGGACAAAATATTAACCCCTCCCGTCTCTGATGGACTTTTGCCCGGGATTATCCGCCAAAAAGTTATTGAAAATTTCACCGTTTATGAAGAACACATCACTAAAGAACAGCTTAAATCCTCCCAAGGAGGCTTTTTAACAAACAGTTTATTGGGAGTTGCAGCTATTTCATATGTTGAAGATGTAAAAATGCCTATCCACCCATTATGTACTGAAGTGGCAAAATTCTTTGGGGAAATGATCCCGCAAAATGGCACTTGA
- a CDS encoding dockerin type I domain-containing protein — MLYGDLNNDGVINSVDASMLKRYIITYK, encoded by the coding sequence ATACTTTACGGCGATTTAAATAATGATGGAGTAATAAATTCAGTGGATGCGTCAATGCTAAAAAGATATATCATTACATATAAATAA